One window of Rubrivirga sp. SAORIC476 genomic DNA carries:
- a CDS encoding pitrilysin family protein, protein MIRSLSLLALLALAPAVLAQDFPSTPPAPAAPRTFDIPEGRTLSLDNGVDVTLVPYGDLPKATVYAVVRVGNVDEAADQTGWADLMSGLLTEGTATRSSEDIAREAAEMGGSVSAGTGLDQMFVSGRVLSEFTPALVGLIGDVLRNPAFPADAFERVQRDALRGAAVARSQPGTLAQAAFYRTLYGEHPYANVILPDAADVEAATADDVRAFYDAQVGPQRTRLYVVGRFDEAAVEGALRTAFGDWTGGPAPADPTPPTATEGRRVILVDQPGAAQSNVIVGLPALDPSSPDYVTLQVTNALLGGSFGSRITRNIREDKGYTYSPGSSVSSRFRNAYWAESAAIQTPSTGPAIAEILYEIDSLATTPPSADELRGIQNYLAGTFVLQNSSPGGIASILAFMDLHGLGRDYLEEYTTRVYAVTPEDVRRTTAEVLRGDDAAIVVVGDRSVVEAQLTEFGDVTLTTLD, encoded by the coding sequence ATGATTCGCTCGCTCTCCCTCCTCGCCCTGCTGGCCCTCGCGCCCGCCGTCCTGGCGCAAGACTTCCCGTCCACGCCGCCCGCGCCCGCGGCGCCGCGCACCTTCGACATCCCAGAGGGCCGCACGCTCTCGCTCGACAACGGCGTCGACGTGACGCTCGTCCCCTACGGCGACCTGCCCAAGGCGACCGTCTACGCGGTCGTGCGCGTGGGCAACGTGGACGAGGCCGCCGACCAGACCGGCTGGGCCGACCTCATGTCGGGGCTCCTCACCGAAGGCACCGCGACGCGCTCCTCCGAGGACATCGCGCGTGAGGCGGCCGAGATGGGCGGCTCGGTCTCGGCGGGCACCGGGCTCGACCAGATGTTCGTCTCGGGCCGCGTGCTGAGCGAGTTCACGCCCGCCCTCGTCGGCCTCATCGGCGACGTGCTCCGCAACCCGGCCTTCCCCGCCGACGCCTTCGAGCGGGTCCAGCGCGACGCCCTCCGCGGCGCCGCCGTGGCGCGCTCCCAGCCCGGCACGCTCGCGCAGGCGGCCTTCTACCGGACGCTCTACGGGGAGCACCCCTACGCCAACGTCATCCTCCCCGACGCCGCCGACGTCGAGGCGGCCACGGCCGACGACGTGCGCGCCTTCTACGACGCCCAGGTCGGCCCGCAGCGGACGCGCCTCTACGTGGTCGGCCGGTTCGACGAGGCCGCCGTCGAGGGCGCTCTTCGGACCGCCTTCGGCGACTGGACCGGCGGCCCGGCCCCGGCCGACCCGACCCCGCCGACCGCCACCGAGGGGCGGCGCGTGATCCTCGTCGACCAGCCCGGCGCGGCGCAGTCCAACGTCATCGTCGGCCTCCCGGCACTCGACCCGTCGTCGCCGGACTACGTGACGCTGCAGGTGACGAACGCGCTGCTGGGCGGCTCCTTCGGGTCCCGCATCACGCGCAACATCCGTGAGGACAAGGGCTACACCTACAGCCCCGGCTCGTCGGTGTCGTCGCGCTTCCGGAACGCCTACTGGGCCGAGAGCGCGGCCATCCAGACGCCCTCGACGGGCCCGGCCATCGCCGAGATCCTGTACGAAATCGACAGCCTCGCCACCACGCCGCCGTCGGCCGACGAGCTGCGCGGCATCCAGAACTACCTCGCCGGGACGTTCGTCCTCCAGAACTCGTCGCCGGGCGGCATCGCCTCCATCCTGGCGTTCATGGACCTCCACGGCCTCGGCCGAGACTACCTGGAGGAGTACACGACGCGCGTCTACGCGGTCACGCCGGAGGACGTCCGCCGGACGACGGCCGAGGTGCTCCGCGGTGACGACGCGGCCATCGTGGTCGTCGGCGACCGGAGCGTGGTGGAGGCGCAGCTGACGGAGTTCGGCGACGTGACGCTGACGACGCTCGACTGA
- a CDS encoding transglycosylase domain-containing protein — translation MPTPPRPPVPLDLRPTIARPAPERRSPPVVAPTRNPFKRYWRAVSDADESWGQRIFVAVGVPLALGLGAAGLAVGAFLIYAWSLLPETPDAYALARATRSQPTIVYDVRGERLTQFEPAFREWVPLDSIPVHLVDALIATEDRAFYDHSGVDLRRTVGAIWNTVRGRREGGSTITQQLARNLFPEEIGNAGTVERKTKEAMAARAIERENTKREILEAYLNTVPFLYNAHGVEMAARTYFGTHAPDLTVTQSAMLVAMLKGPNLYNPVRHPEAATARRDLVLRLMAAQGKIDPVAADSFRAEPLGVDLQPQPSTYSAAPHFTAAVRRELDEWATARGYDVDRDGLVVRTTLDLTMQRAAEAAVAERATRLQRTADAQWGRGVPRRALDAALRTTTAYARARDAGADAEAALATVRDDAALVDSTIGVVRRVEAALVAIQPETGAVRAYVGSRDFGVDEYDHAGVALRQPGSTFKAFVYAGALQRGYAPEDTLGGGSAEVELDDGTTWRPAGGSTRGTLADALAFSKNAATARLTQEVGAHRVALVARRMGVTSDLDVVPSIGLGTSPVTLLEMVSAYGTIANDGLRREPRLITRIETASGTVLDSFGGTGNQALTRRDARNLLDMLRGVVERGTGRPLREMGATGDLAGKTGTTQDYADGWFIAMRPGLAVGAWVGFNDQRVTFRSKQTGEGSRTALPVVGDFLLRVQDRLPDVSFPPPPGRYQALDIDPDGDSLLVDEPSVADVTPDDYEWAFGEDPSDPAPIDAPEVVRPVEEKPDLRQLPPSSRRIGWGGDGQRADPPTEAPAPTRNPNNRGGMTAEEMIERAKEDG, via the coding sequence ATGCCGACGCCTCCTCGTCCCCCCGTTCCGCTGGACCTCCGCCCCACCATCGCCCGCCCGGCCCCCGAGCGCCGCTCGCCGCCCGTCGTGGCGCCGACGCGCAACCCGTTCAAGCGCTACTGGCGGGCCGTCAGCGACGCCGATGAGTCGTGGGGGCAGCGGATCTTCGTGGCCGTCGGCGTGCCGCTGGCACTCGGCCTCGGCGCCGCCGGGCTCGCGGTGGGGGCATTTCTGATCTACGCGTGGTCCCTTCTGCCCGAGACGCCGGACGCTTATGCGTTGGCCCGTGCCACGCGGTCGCAGCCGACCATCGTCTACGACGTGCGCGGTGAGCGGCTGACCCAGTTCGAGCCCGCCTTTCGCGAGTGGGTGCCGCTGGACTCGATCCCGGTCCATCTCGTCGACGCGCTCATCGCGACCGAGGACCGGGCGTTCTACGACCACAGCGGCGTGGACCTCCGGCGGACCGTCGGCGCCATCTGGAACACCGTCCGGGGGCGGCGCGAGGGCGGTTCGACCATCACGCAGCAACTCGCGCGCAACCTCTTTCCGGAGGAGATCGGCAACGCGGGCACCGTCGAGCGGAAGACGAAGGAGGCGATGGCCGCCCGGGCCATCGAGCGCGAGAACACGAAGCGCGAGATCCTGGAGGCCTACCTCAACACCGTCCCGTTCCTCTACAACGCGCACGGCGTCGAGATGGCCGCGCGAACGTACTTCGGCACCCACGCGCCCGACCTGACGGTGACGCAGTCGGCGATGCTGGTGGCGATGCTGAAGGGGCCGAACCTGTACAACCCGGTCCGCCACCCCGAGGCGGCGACAGCCCGCCGTGACCTCGTGCTCCGGCTGATGGCGGCTCAGGGCAAGATCGACCCGGTCGCTGCCGACTCGTTCCGCGCCGAGCCGCTGGGCGTCGACCTCCAGCCGCAGCCGTCGACGTACAGCGCCGCGCCGCACTTCACCGCCGCCGTCCGCCGCGAGTTGGACGAATGGGCGACGGCACGCGGCTACGACGTCGACCGCGACGGGCTGGTCGTCCGCACGACGCTCGACCTGACCATGCAGCGCGCCGCCGAGGCGGCCGTGGCCGAGCGCGCCACCCGCCTCCAGCGCACCGCCGACGCCCAGTGGGGCCGAGGCGTCCCGCGTCGGGCCCTCGACGCGGCCCTCCGCACGACCACCGCCTACGCCCGCGCCCGCGACGCCGGGGCGGACGCCGAGGCCGCCCTCGCCACCGTGCGCGACGACGCGGCGCTGGTGGACTCCACGATCGGGGTCGTCCGTCGGGTCGAGGCTGCGCTCGTGGCCATCCAGCCTGAAACCGGTGCCGTGCGTGCCTACGTCGGCTCGCGCGACTTCGGGGTCGACGAGTACGACCACGCGGGCGTGGCGCTGCGCCAGCCGGGCTCCACGTTCAAGGCGTTCGTCTACGCGGGCGCCCTCCAGCGTGGCTACGCGCCCGAGGACACGCTGGGCGGCGGCTCCGCCGAGGTGGAACTGGACGACGGCACCACGTGGCGTCCGGCCGGTGGCTCGACGCGCGGCACCCTCGCCGACGCCCTCGCCTTCTCCAAGAACGCCGCCACGGCCCGGCTGACGCAGGAGGTGGGCGCGCACCGCGTCGCCCTCGTGGCCCGGCGCATGGGCGTCACGAGCGACCTCGACGTGGTCCCCTCCATCGGCCTCGGCACGAGCCCGGTGACCCTGCTGGAGATGGTCTCGGCCTACGGCACCATCGCCAACGACGGGCTGCGCCGCGAGCCGCGCCTCATCACGCGCATCGAGACCGCCTCGGGGACCGTGCTGGACTCGTTCGGCGGGACCGGCAACCAGGCGCTCACCCGGCGCGACGCGCGCAACCTGCTCGACATGTTGCGCGGCGTCGTCGAGCGCGGCACCGGGCGCCCGCTCCGCGAGATGGGGGCCACCGGCGACCTCGCGGGCAAGACCGGCACCACCCAGGACTACGCCGACGGCTGGTTCATCGCCATGCGGCCCGGGCTGGCCGTCGGCGCGTGGGTCGGCTTCAACGACCAGCGCGTGACCTTCCGCTCGAAGCAGACCGGCGAGGGCTCGCGGACCGCGCTGCCGGTCGTGGGCGACTTCCTGCTCCGCGTCCAGGACCGCCTGCCGGATGTGTCCTTCCCGCCGCCGCCCGGCCGCTACCAGGCTCTCGACATCGACCCCGACGGCGACTCGCTCCTGGTCGACGAGCCCAGCGTCGCGGACGTGACGCCGGACGACTACGAGTGGGCCTTCGGCGAGGACCCCTCCGACCCGGCGCCCATCGACGCGCCCGAGGTCGTCCGCCCGGTCGAGGAGAAGCCGGACCTTCGCCAGCTGCCGCCGTCGAGCCGCCGCATCGGTTGGGGCGGCGACGGCCAGCGCGCCGACCCGCCGACGGAGGCTCCCGCACCGACGCGCAACCCGAACAACCGGGGCGGGATGACGGCTGAGGAGATGATCGAGCGGGCCAAGGAGGACGGCTAG
- the coaE gene encoding dephospho-CoA kinase (Dephospho-CoA kinase (CoaE) performs the final step in coenzyme A biosynthesis.), with protein MTTVGVTGGIGSGKSAFVARLGAHEGTRVVLADALAKQLMAEDEAVRQRLVERFGPETFDAEGALNRAGLGARVFADADELAALNGIVHPAVRQALTEAVEQARADGVRVLVYEAALLVETGGESVVDLVVVVDAPVEVRVARAAARDGVPEAAILARVRHQADPAVARARADRVVDNTGDLAALHAEADALARDLGLPPIG; from the coding sequence ATGACCACCGTCGGCGTCACCGGGGGGATCGGGAGCGGGAAGTCGGCCTTCGTGGCGCGGCTGGGAGCGCACGAGGGCACGCGTGTGGTCCTGGCCGACGCCCTCGCGAAGCAACTCATGGCCGAGGACGAGGCCGTCCGCCAGCGGCTCGTGGAGCGGTTCGGGCCGGAGACGTTCGACGCCGAAGGGGCGCTGAACCGTGCCGGGCTGGGCGCCCGCGTGTTCGCCGACGCCGACGAGCTGGCCGCGCTCAACGGCATCGTCCACCCGGCCGTGCGGCAGGCACTGACCGAGGCCGTCGAGCAGGCCCGTGCCGACGGCGTCCGCGTGCTGGTCTACGAGGCGGCCCTGCTGGTCGAGACCGGCGGCGAGTCGGTCGTCGACCTCGTGGTGGTCGTGGACGCCCCCGTCGAGGTCCGCGTGGCGCGTGCGGCGGCGCGAGACGGGGTCCCAGAGGCAGCCATCCTGGCCCGCGTCCGCCACCAGGCCGACCCCGCCGTGGCCCGCGCCCGCGCCGACCGCGTGGTGGACAACACCGGGGACCTGGCCGCCCTCCACGCCGAGGCGGACGCCCTCGCCCGAGACCTCGGCCTCCCCCCGATCGGGTAG
- the speD gene encoding adenosylmethionine decarboxylase — protein MAVNDDRYEVHGTGHGTAAPENRTPYPEPRTRPAGGHHLLADFWVTDPEPLRRVATWERRLPEACRAAGATVLGARFHQFEPDGVTGVVLLAESHASVHTWPEAGLVTLDVFTCGALDTAAIVDAVRRWLAPVRERVTAVARGDVAQLGAPRARTDTARPAVGTGLPGR, from the coding sequence ATGGCAGTGAACGACGATCGGTACGAGGTACACGGTACGGGGCACGGCACGGCCGCCCCTGAGAACCGCACCCCGTACCCCGAACCTCGGACCCGGCCAGCGGGCGGGCACCACCTGCTGGCCGACTTCTGGGTGACCGACCCCGAGCCGCTGCGCCGCGTCGCGACCTGGGAGCGCCGCCTGCCGGAGGCCTGCCGCGCGGCCGGCGCCACCGTCCTCGGCGCTCGCTTCCACCAGTTCGAGCCCGACGGCGTGACGGGGGTCGTGCTCCTCGCCGAGAGCCACGCGAGCGTCCACACGTGGCCCGAGGCGGGGCTGGTCACGCTCGACGTGTTCACCTGCGGCGCCCTCGACACGGCCGCCATCGTGGACGCCGTCCGGCGGTGGCTGGCGCCCGTCCGCGAGCGCGTCACGGCCGTCGCCCGCGGCGACGTGGCGCAACTCGGCGCCCCGCGCGCTCGAACAGACACCGCCCGGCCCGCAGTCGGGACGGGCCTCCCCGGACGCTAG
- a CDS encoding FAD-dependent monooxygenase — protein MPPDSPALYDVAVVGLGPVGATLAALLGRRGLRVVALDRDTAPHSLPRAAHLDGHALRVLAEAGAPATGRPLDGFDLVDRTGRLLLRGRPREAPPDGFPVGLLIHQPTIERDLRARLATLPTVTVRLGHTVEEVAEADGGVVLTGTSTEGRFEARAAWVVGCDGASSTVREAMGAVLEGRGFDQTWLVVDVQLHDGAGADLPDRLRQIADPAVPATYVPFADPRRRWEFRLAADEDAEAARRPEAVRARLAPFVDPDAVTVERAAVYTFHDLVARPWSRGRLVLAGDAAHQMPPFLGQGLGAGLRDLSVLAPALTAAVHGKTDTLTPYEAIRRPHIEATVRQAVRLGRLVTLPEPWASLRDGALRLGLRTPGLRRWLRDVRG, from the coding sequence ATGCCGCCCGACTCCCCCGCCCTGTACGACGTCGCCGTGGTCGGCCTCGGGCCGGTCGGCGCCACGCTGGCGGCGCTGCTCGGCAGACGCGGCCTCCGGGTGGTCGCGCTCGACCGCGACACGGCGCCCCACTCGCTGCCCCGCGCGGCGCACCTCGACGGCCATGCCCTCCGTGTCCTCGCCGAGGCGGGGGCGCCCGCGACCGGGCGTCCGCTGGACGGCTTCGACCTCGTCGACCGCACCGGGCGTCTCCTGCTGCGGGGCCGCCCACGCGAGGCGCCGCCGGACGGCTTCCCCGTGGGCCTGCTCATCCACCAGCCGACCATCGAGCGGGACCTCCGGGCGCGGTTGGCGACGTTGCCGACCGTCACCGTCCGCCTCGGGCACACGGTCGAGGAGGTCGCCGAGGCGGACGGAGGCGTGGTCCTGACGGGCACGAGCACGGAGGGGCGATTCGAGGCCCGCGCGGCGTGGGTGGTCGGGTGCGACGGCGCGAGCAGCACGGTCCGCGAGGCGATGGGAGCGGTGCTGGAGGGACGCGGCTTCGACCAGACGTGGCTCGTGGTGGATGTGCAGCTCCACGACGGGGCTGGAGCGGACCTGCCGGACCGCCTCCGCCAGATCGCGGACCCGGCCGTGCCTGCGACCTACGTCCCCTTCGCGGACCCACGCCGCCGATGGGAGTTCAGGCTGGCAGCTGACGAGGACGCCGAGGCGGCCCGTCGGCCGGAGGCGGTGCGCGCTCGGCTGGCGCCGTTCGTGGACCCCGACGCGGTGACGGTCGAGCGCGCGGCGGTCTACACCTTCCACGACCTCGTCGCCCGGCCGTGGAGTCGGGGGCGGCTCGTGCTCGCCGGCGACGCGGCCCACCAGATGCCGCCGTTCCTCGGCCAGGGACTCGGCGCCGGACTGCGCGACTTGTCGGTGCTGGCTCCCGCCCTCACCGCTGCCGTCCACGGGAAGACCGACACGCTGACCCCCTACGAGGCCATCCGGCGCCCGCACATCGAGGCGACGGTGCGGCAGGCGGTCCGCCTCGGTCGACTGGTGACGCTGCCCGAGCCGTGGGCGAGCCTCCGCGACGGCGCGCTCCGGCTGGGTCTGCGGACGCCCGGCCTCCGCCGGTGGCTTCGCGACGTTCGGGGATGA
- a CDS encoding Rid family detoxifying hydrolase — protein MDIVSAPGAPAAVGPYSHAVRVGGLLFCSGQVALSPTEGVLVGDDVAAQTEQVFRNIRAVLATAGVGLGDVVKTTVYLDTMDDFKAMNAVYAEAFGDHRPARSTVAVDALPVGALVEIEVIAEVG, from the coding sequence ATGGACATCGTCTCCGCTCCCGGCGCCCCCGCCGCCGTCGGCCCCTACAGCCACGCCGTCCGCGTCGGCGGGCTGCTGTTCTGCTCCGGTCAGGTGGCCCTCTCCCCCACCGAGGGCGTGCTCGTCGGCGACGACGTGGCCGCCCAGACCGAGCAGGTGTTCCGCAACATCCGCGCGGTGCTCGCGACGGCGGGCGTCGGCCTCGGCGACGTCGTCAAGACGACCGTCTACCTGGACACCATGGACGACTTCAAGGCCATGAACGCCGTCTACGCGGAGGCCTTCGGGGACCACCGCCCGGCCCGCTCCACGGTCGCCGTGGATGCGCTCCCGGTCGGCGCGCTCGTCGAGATCGAGGTGATCGCCGAGGTCGGGTAG
- a CDS encoding SPFH domain-containing protein — MDRLRGELIDIIEWTDDSRDTLAWRFPRHQNEIKSGAKLIVREGQAAVFVDKGRLADVFEPGTYTLDTANLPILSTLEGWKYGFESPFKAEVYFIRTTRVVDQKWGTKNPIMLRDPEFGPTRLRAFGTYGFKVSDPATFLDTLVGTSGDVDTGAITDQIRNLIVARFTDVLGSAKLAALDLAANVDELGGFVAEKMADDMAEYGIEVVNLLVENVSLPPAVEKLLDERTGMGVIGDLGAYTQFQTAQAISKAAENPGGGAAAAGVGLGAGLAMANQMGGAMMGGAAPQQAAPAPSAPPPPPDAVSFHVSKSGQSTGPFGLDALRQQAASGDLTRETFVWSERLGEWKAAGEVDALRGVFGATPPPPPDA; from the coding sequence ATGGACCGCCTCCGCGGCGAACTCATCGACATCATCGAGTGGACCGACGACTCGCGCGACACGCTCGCGTGGCGGTTCCCCCGGCACCAGAACGAGATCAAGTCCGGCGCCAAGCTCATCGTCCGCGAGGGGCAGGCCGCCGTGTTCGTGGACAAGGGCCGCTTGGCCGACGTGTTCGAGCCGGGCACGTACACGCTCGACACCGCCAACCTGCCCATCCTGTCCACGCTGGAGGGCTGGAAGTACGGCTTCGAGAGCCCCTTCAAGGCCGAGGTCTACTTCATTCGCACGACGCGCGTCGTGGACCAGAAATGGGGGACGAAGAACCCCATCATGCTCCGTGACCCCGAGTTCGGGCCGACGCGGCTGCGGGCCTTCGGCACGTACGGCTTCAAGGTCAGCGACCCGGCGACCTTCCTCGACACGCTCGTCGGCACCTCCGGCGACGTGGACACGGGCGCGATCACGGACCAGATCCGCAACCTGATCGTGGCGCGCTTCACCGACGTGCTCGGCTCGGCGAAGCTGGCCGCCCTCGACCTCGCCGCCAACGTGGACGAGCTGGGCGGCTTCGTGGCCGAGAAGATGGCCGACGACATGGCCGAGTACGGCATCGAGGTCGTGAACCTGCTCGTCGAGAACGTGTCGTTGCCGCCCGCGGTCGAGAAGCTCCTCGACGAGCGGACCGGCATGGGCGTCATCGGCGACCTCGGTGCCTACACGCAGTTCCAGACCGCGCAGGCCATCTCGAAGGCGGCCGAGAACCCCGGAGGCGGAGCCGCCGCCGCGGGCGTCGGCCTGGGCGCAGGGCTGGCGATGGCCAACCAGATGGGCGGCGCCATGATGGGCGGTGCAGCCCCTCAGCAGGCCGCCCCGGCCCCGTCGGCGCCTCCCCCGCCGCCGGACGCGGTGAGCTTCCACGTATCCAAGAGCGGCCAGTCGACCGGCCCCTTCGGCCTCGACGCGCTCCGCCAGCAGGCGGCCTCGGGCGACCTCACGCGCGAGACGTTCGTCTGGAGCGAGCGCCTCGGCGAGTGGAAGGCCGCCGGTGAGGTGGACGCCCTCCGGGGCGTCTTCGGGGCGACGCCGCCGCCGCCGCCGGACGCCTGA
- a CDS encoding pitrilysin family protein: MRSFALLAAVVLVGGCSSVDRLDAPAPPASTEPAFDPLTPDELARRAGPVGFDVPVVYDTLANGLKVVVSEDHTAPTAVVAVYYNVGFRIEPRDRTGFAHLFEHMMFQGSENLGKNEFIGLVQRNGGILNGSTRFDFTNYFEVVPANTVETMLWAEADRMRGLDITEENLVNQQGVVSNEVRVNVINQPYGGFPWLDLPQAANENWYNAHNFYGELSDLEAATLEDVADFFDTFYAPNNAVVVVVGDVDADEVMGWVEEYFGGIERADVPPIPDLREPAQTEAKRTSKVDSLATRPALAFAYHMPPRNTDAYFAMGLIQQILLEGDDSRLHQALVSEAGVTAGVSGGINWPLGNMYNYNGPMLFSSWLIHDDETAPDSILAIIDREVESLRETGVEPDVLARAKVKLRSDFYDTLAGTFGFGRADLLASFALFDDDPARINTLVERFERVTPGLIRRTAQEWLRPDNRTVITLEAAGGGS; this comes from the coding sequence ATGCGCTCTTTCGCACTCCTCGCCGCCGTCGTGCTCGTCGGCGGCTGCTCGTCCGTCGACCGCCTCGACGCCCCCGCGCCGCCCGCCTCCACCGAGCCCGCCTTCGACCCGCTCACCCCCGACGAGTTGGCCCGCCGTGCCGGGCCGGTCGGCTTCGACGTGCCGGTCGTCTACGACACGCTGGCGAACGGCCTCAAGGTGGTCGTGAGCGAGGACCACACCGCGCCGACCGCCGTCGTGGCGGTCTACTACAACGTCGGCTTCCGGATCGAGCCGCGCGACCGGACGGGCTTCGCGCACCTCTTCGAGCACATGATGTTTCAGGGCTCCGAGAACCTCGGCAAGAACGAGTTCATCGGGCTCGTCCAGCGCAACGGCGGCATCCTGAACGGCTCGACGCGGTTCGACTTCACCAACTACTTCGAGGTGGTCCCCGCCAACACCGTCGAGACGATGCTGTGGGCCGAGGCCGACCGGATGCGGGGCCTCGACATCACCGAGGAGAATCTGGTCAACCAGCAGGGCGTGGTCTCCAACGAGGTCCGCGTCAACGTCATCAACCAGCCCTACGGCGGCTTCCCCTGGCTGGACCTGCCGCAGGCGGCCAACGAGAACTGGTACAACGCCCACAACTTCTACGGCGAGCTGTCCGACCTGGAGGCCGCCACCCTGGAGGACGTGGCGGACTTCTTCGACACCTTCTACGCGCCCAACAACGCCGTCGTGGTGGTCGTCGGCGACGTGGACGCGGACGAGGTGATGGGCTGGGTGGAGGAGTACTTCGGCGGTATCGAGCGCGCCGACGTGCCGCCGATCCCGGACCTCCGCGAGCCCGCGCAGACCGAGGCCAAGCGGACCTCCAAGGTGGACTCGCTCGCCACGCGCCCGGCCCTGGCCTTCGCCTACCACATGCCGCCGCGCAACACGGACGCCTACTTCGCGATGGGCCTCATCCAGCAGATCCTGCTCGAAGGCGACGACAGCCGCCTCCACCAGGCGCTCGTCTCCGAGGCCGGCGTGACGGCGGGCGTCTCGGGCGGCATCAACTGGCCGCTGGGCAACATGTACAACTACAACGGGCCGATGCTCTTCTCGTCGTGGCTCATCCACGACGACGAGACCGCGCCCGACTCCATCCTGGCGATCATCGACCGCGAGGTGGAGAGCCTGCGCGAGACCGGCGTCGAGCCGGACGTGCTGGCGCGGGCCAAGGTCAAGCTCCGGAGCGACTTCTACGACACCCTCGCGGGCACCTTCGGCTTCGGCCGCGCCGACCTGCTGGCGTCGTTCGCGCTCTTCGACGACGACCCCGCCCGCATCAACACGCTCGTGGAGCGCTTCGAGCGCGTCACACCGGGCCTCATCCGGCGGACGGCCCAGGAGTGGCTCCGCCCTGACAACCGAACCGTGATCACGCTGGAGGCGGCGGGCGGCGGCTCCTGA
- a CDS encoding cupin domain-containing protein, translated as MADSSESTVLISGDAVALRRWTEAAGTTGDPHTRPYETVGTVLDGRLEVHLGDDVTTCAAGDSYRVPADAQRHYVVLEDLVAIEATAPPAS; from the coding sequence ATGGCCGACTCCTCCGAATCCACCGTCCTCATTTCCGGTGACGCCGTCGCCCTCCGCCGCTGGACCGAAGCGGCGGGCACGACCGGTGACCCTCACACACGCCCCTACGAGACGGTCGGCACGGTCCTCGACGGGCGCCTCGAAGTCCACCTCGGGGACGACGTGACGACGTGCGCCGCGGGCGACAGCTACCGCGTCCCGGCGGACGCCCAGCGGCACTACGTCGTCCTCGAAGACCTCGTCGCCATCGAGGCGACCGCGCCGCCTGCGTCGTAG